Proteins encoded together in one Streptomyces sp. NBC_01216 window:
- a CDS encoding TetR/AcrR family transcriptional regulator, whose translation MTRMPLAARRRQLTEAAIRAMARDGVSRTTTRSIAAEAGVSLSVFHYCFDSKQALLESVITAITDHYVGVVKRALRPRDTLRETVRAGFTAYWDHVRAHPDEHMLTYELTQYALRTPGCESLARRQHERYGEIYLDLIERLSGAVAFEPRVPGPVLARYLAAVTDGLTLDFLVVGEDETAFATMLDMISDQVAALTQGPDPGGRGPAVRP comes from the coding sequence ATGACCCGCATGCCGCTCGCCGCACGGCGCCGGCAGCTGACCGAGGCTGCGATCCGTGCCATGGCCCGCGACGGCGTCTCCCGGACGACCACCCGGTCCATCGCCGCCGAGGCGGGCGTGTCGCTCAGCGTCTTCCACTACTGCTTCGACTCCAAGCAGGCGCTGCTGGAGTCGGTGATCACAGCGATCACCGACCACTACGTGGGCGTGGTGAAGCGGGCACTGCGGCCCCGCGACACCCTGAGGGAGACCGTCCGGGCCGGCTTCACCGCCTACTGGGACCATGTGCGCGCCCACCCCGATGAGCACATGCTGACCTACGAACTCACCCAGTACGCGCTGCGCACCCCCGGATGCGAATCCCTGGCCCGCCGCCAGCACGAGCGCTACGGCGAGATCTACCTCGACCTCATCGAACGGCTCAGCGGTGCGGTGGCTTTCGAACCGCGTGTTCCCGGCCCGGTACTGGCCCGCTATCTCGCCGCGGTCACCGACGGGCTCACGCTGGACTTCCTGGTGGTGGGCGAGGACGAGACCGCCTTCGCGACGATGCTGGACATGATCAGCGACCAGGTCGCCGCGCTGACGCAGGGACCCGACCCCGGCGGGAGGGGGCCGGCCGTGCGGCCGTGA
- a CDS encoding LapA family protein → MAQKASAPHSPPTLTVKGRDMRLRTIGFVVLVALAIWFIAANTGSVTIKLWVPTVTLPLWAVLTVTLLVGILFGLLIAHRRALRSR, encoded by the coding sequence ATGGCACAGAAGGCATCCGCGCCGCACTCCCCGCCGACCCTGACCGTCAAGGGCCGCGACATGCGGTTGCGCACCATCGGATTCGTGGTCCTCGTCGCGCTCGCCATCTGGTTCATCGCGGCCAATACGGGTTCCGTGACCATCAAACTCTGGGTTCCCACGGTGACGCTGCCACTCTGGGCGGTCCTCACGGTCACTCTCCTGGTGGGCATCCTGTTCGGACTCCTCATCGCCCACCGGCGCGCCCTGCGGTCACGCTGA
- a CDS encoding glycoside hydrolase family 3 protein, which yields MPRDRRRSRLRKRTRTAVVTATAVLAGLLAGALPSSAAEEPAPVAVDRFEGEVPFASPPAEGIFTWGSDADDPPQLRIVERPDAPEGGRVLEGTYDISGWGGFSHDFAFDAPPRNWTASKGIRFWWFGRNTAPLPPGSGKRIHFELKDGGANGEASELWTTSFTDDWEGWHLVEIPFADFEYRTDYQPVGGIDQVLGLDEMWGYALTLPPGAPGSFALDGVELYGAAEPALTTKVVTAAAVYPVSEGGTAEVEVSVATTGSGPIAEPVTVTYATGGGSAQSGRDYTPVSGSVTFPAGSPSGETRSIAVPTLKDGSAEPAETIPLALTVAGAKAPPENPVVVVNAHGLPYLDERLPVRKRVADLLGRMSPEEKAGQMTQAERNALRSQGDIAAYGLGSLLSGGGSVPSPNTPEAWAKMIDAYQLRTRATRFQIPLIYGVDAVHGHNNVIGSTIMPHNIGIGAGRDPKLAQRTGAVTAKEVRATGIPWDFAPCLCVTRDERWGRSYEAFGEDPALVTAMETVINGMQGARDGKDLARNDKVLTTAKHFVGDGGTAFGSSTTGSYTIDQGVTRVTREELEAVHLAPFAEAVKRGTGTVMPSYSSLDILGDGRGPVKMHADAEMINGVLKDRMGFEGFVISDWQAIDQIPGDYPSDVRTSVNAGLDMIMVPTDYQGFTRTLGDEMAAGRVPVSRVDDAVSRILTQKFRLGLFERPYADTTHLASVGSAEHRAVAREAAARSQVLLKNEGGVLPLKASQKVYVAGSNADDLGRQAGGWTISWQGGSGRTTTGTTILEGMRKAAPSADVAYSADASATTDGYDVGVVVVGETPYAEGFGDVGNGNDLELTAADKAAVDKVCAAMPCAVLVVSGRPQLIGDRLGSLDALVASWLPGTEGDGVADVLYGKRPFTGRLPVTWPKSEAQLPINVGDASYDPQFPYGWGLTTLSPPPPAVGGEHVLKAVGLAARVLQAAGRGSSPEAARLVDRARIIVQQKIGGNITEEVAKPFAEADHLLLSGNPKGAVAQLTAAYRAAG from the coding sequence ATGCCACGAGATCGCCGCAGGAGCCGCTTGCGGAAGAGGACGAGAACGGCCGTCGTCACCGCCACCGCCGTCCTCGCCGGACTGCTCGCCGGCGCCCTGCCGAGTTCCGCCGCCGAGGAACCCGCGCCGGTGGCCGTCGACCGTTTCGAGGGCGAGGTCCCCTTCGCGAGTCCGCCCGCGGAGGGCATCTTCACCTGGGGCAGCGACGCCGACGATCCGCCACAGCTGCGGATCGTCGAGCGGCCCGACGCCCCCGAGGGTGGCCGAGTCCTGGAAGGCACGTACGACATCAGCGGCTGGGGCGGCTTCAGCCACGACTTCGCGTTCGACGCACCGCCCAGGAACTGGACGGCCTCCAAGGGCATCCGCTTCTGGTGGTTCGGCCGGAACACCGCTCCGCTGCCACCTGGTTCGGGCAAGCGCATCCACTTCGAGCTCAAGGACGGCGGCGCGAACGGAGAGGCGTCCGAGCTGTGGACGACCTCGTTCACCGACGACTGGGAGGGCTGGCACCTCGTCGAGATCCCGTTCGCCGACTTCGAGTACCGGACCGACTACCAGCCCGTCGGTGGCATCGACCAGGTCCTCGGCCTCGACGAGATGTGGGGGTACGCCCTTACCCTGCCGCCCGGCGCGCCCGGCTCCTTCGCGCTCGACGGCGTGGAACTGTACGGCGCGGCCGAACCGGCCCTGACCACCAAGGTCGTCACCGCCGCCGCCGTGTATCCCGTGTCCGAGGGCGGCACCGCGGAGGTGGAGGTCTCCGTCGCCACCACCGGCTCCGGCCCGATCGCCGAGCCTGTCACCGTCACCTACGCGACGGGGGGCGGCAGTGCCCAGTCCGGCCGGGACTACACGCCGGTCTCGGGCAGCGTCACCTTCCCGGCCGGCAGCCCCTCGGGCGAGACCCGCTCGATCGCCGTGCCCACCCTGAAGGACGGCTCCGCCGAGCCCGCCGAGACCATCCCGCTCGCCCTGACCGTCGCCGGCGCGAAGGCACCGCCCGAGAACCCGGTGGTCGTGGTGAACGCCCATGGTCTGCCGTACCTTGACGAACGGCTGCCGGTACGGAAGCGCGTCGCCGACCTCCTCGGGCGGATGTCCCCCGAGGAGAAGGCCGGGCAGATGACCCAGGCCGAGCGGAACGCGCTGCGCTCCCAGGGCGACATCGCCGCGTACGGCCTCGGTTCGCTGCTCTCCGGAGGCGGGTCGGTGCCCAGCCCGAACACACCCGAGGCATGGGCGAAGATGATCGACGCCTACCAGCTGCGCACGCGGGCGACACGCTTCCAGATCCCGTTGATCTACGGCGTGGACGCCGTGCACGGTCACAACAACGTGATCGGGTCGACGATCATGCCGCACAACATCGGCATCGGCGCCGGGCGTGACCCGAAGCTCGCTCAGCGGACCGGCGCCGTCACCGCGAAGGAGGTGCGGGCGACCGGCATCCCGTGGGACTTCGCCCCCTGCCTGTGCGTCACGCGCGACGAGCGCTGGGGCCGCTCCTACGAGGCGTTCGGCGAGGACCCCGCCCTGGTGACCGCGATGGAGACGGTCATCAACGGCATGCAGGGGGCCCGCGACGGCAAGGACCTGGCGCGCAACGACAAGGTACTCACGACCGCGAAGCACTTCGTCGGCGATGGCGGCACCGCCTTCGGCTCCTCGACGACCGGCTCGTACACGATCGACCAGGGCGTCACCCGGGTCACCCGGGAGGAACTGGAAGCGGTGCACCTGGCGCCGTTCGCCGAGGCCGTGAAGCGCGGGACGGGCACGGTCATGCCTTCGTACTCCTCACTGGACATCCTGGGCGACGGCCGGGGCCCGGTGAAGATGCACGCCGACGCCGAGATGATCAACGGTGTGCTGAAGGACCGGATGGGTTTCGAGGGCTTCGTCATCAGCGACTGGCAGGCCATCGACCAGATTCCCGGTGACTACCCGAGCGACGTCCGTACCTCGGTCAACGCCGGCCTGGACATGATCATGGTGCCGACCGACTACCAGGGCTTCACCAGGACCCTCGGGGACGAGATGGCGGCCGGACGCGTTCCCGTATCGCGCGTCGACGACGCGGTGTCCCGGATCCTGACGCAGAAGTTCCGGCTGGGTCTGTTCGAGCGTCCCTATGCCGACACCACCCACCTGGCCTCGGTCGGCTCCGCCGAGCACCGCGCGGTCGCGCGGGAAGCGGCCGCCAGATCCCAGGTGCTGCTCAAGAACGAGGGCGGCGTCCTCCCGTTGAAGGCGTCGCAGAAGGTGTACGTGGCCGGTTCCAACGCCGACGACCTCGGCCGCCAGGCCGGCGGATGGACCATCAGCTGGCAGGGCGGTTCGGGCAGGACCACCACCGGCACCACGATCCTGGAGGGGATGCGCAAGGCCGCGCCGTCCGCGGACGTCGCCTACTCCGCGGACGCCTCCGCCACCACCGACGGATACGACGTGGGCGTGGTCGTCGTCGGCGAGACGCCCTACGCCGAGGGTTTCGGGGACGTCGGCAACGGCAACGACCTCGAACTGACCGCCGCCGACAAGGCGGCCGTCGACAAGGTCTGCGCGGCGATGCCGTGCGCCGTCCTGGTCGTCTCCGGCCGGCCGCAGCTGATCGGAGACCGGCTCGGCTCCCTCGACGCGCTCGTCGCCTCGTGGCTGCCGGGCACCGAGGGCGACGGTGTCGCCGACGTCCTCTACGGGAAGCGCCCGTTCACCGGCCGGCTCCCGGTCACCTGGCCCAAGTCCGAGGCGCAGCTGCCGATCAACGTCGGTGACGCCTCCTACGATCCGCAGTTCCCCTACGGCTGGGGTCTGACCACGCTGAGCCCGCCTCCGCCGGCCGTCGGCGGGGAGCACGTCCTCAAGGCGGTCGGGCTCGCGGCCAGGGTGCTCCAGGCCGCCGGTCGCGGATCGTCACCCGAGGCAGCGCGGCTGGTCGACAGGGCGCGGATCATCGTGCAGCAGAAGATCGGCGGGAACATCACCGAGGAGGTGGCGAAGCCCTTCGCCGAGGCCGACCATCTCCTGCTGTCCGGGAACCCGAAGGGCGCCGTCGCGCAGCTGACCGCGGCGTACCGGGCGGCCGGCTGA
- a CDS encoding LacI family DNA-binding transcriptional regulator: protein MRVTIADVARQAGVSKTTVSRVLNSGAEVEAGTAARVHEVIAGLGYVPSSGAVGLARGSSRVIGMLTPSLTWPWMGEVLQGVADTVERAGYGLLLFTCDRSADSIGRFTAQVSARAFDGLLVVAPEGTLVTLSALHRRGLPVVLIDDRGHRPGFPSVAITNRAGRASAARHLRALGRSRPLVIAGRREFGCVRERLEGFGEVLRPECVVAGEFTEDTGRTGVERALAEGRAFDCVFAHNDLIAAGALAALRAAGRTVPDDVAVVGFDDIPMARHTEPPLTTVRQPMRRMGETAAGLLLAALAGEVIPSEPVVLPTELVVRRSAPTA from the coding sequence ATGCGTGTCACCATCGCCGACGTCGCACGTCAGGCGGGTGTCAGCAAGACCACCGTCTCGCGGGTCCTGAACTCAGGAGCCGAGGTCGAGGCCGGTACCGCCGCCCGGGTTCACGAAGTGATCGCCGGTCTGGGCTATGTGCCCAGCTCGGGCGCGGTCGGCCTGGCCCGTGGCAGCAGCCGCGTCATCGGTATGCTCACCCCCTCGCTCACCTGGCCGTGGATGGGCGAGGTGCTCCAGGGCGTCGCCGACACGGTCGAGCGCGCCGGCTACGGCCTGCTGCTGTTCACCTGCGACCGGAGCGCGGACTCCATCGGCCGTTTCACCGCCCAGGTCTCGGCCCGCGCCTTCGACGGGCTGCTCGTCGTCGCACCGGAGGGCACCCTCGTCACTCTTTCGGCGCTGCACCGGCGCGGTCTGCCCGTCGTCCTGATCGACGACCGCGGCCACCGCCCGGGGTTCCCCTCGGTCGCCATCACCAACCGGGCCGGTCGTGCGTCCGCCGCACGGCATCTGCGCGCCCTGGGCCGCTCACGCCCTCTCGTCATCGCGGGACGCCGGGAGTTCGGCTGCGTGCGCGAGCGGCTGGAGGGCTTTGGCGAGGTGCTTCGCCCCGAGTGCGTCGTCGCCGGCGAGTTCACCGAGGACACGGGCCGGACCGGAGTCGAACGGGCGCTCGCCGAAGGGCGGGCCTTCGACTGCGTCTTCGCGCACAACGACCTGATCGCCGCGGGGGCGCTGGCCGCCCTGCGCGCGGCGGGCCGCACCGTGCCGGACGACGTCGCCGTCGTCGGTTTCGACGACATCCCCATGGCCCGCCACACCGAACCGCCACTGACGACCGTCCGCCAGCCCATGCGCCGCATGGGCGAGACGGCCGCCGGCCTCCTGCTCGCCGCGCTGGCCGGCGAGGTGATCCCGTCCGAACCGGTCGTCCTGCCCACCGAACTCGTCGTCCGCCGCTCCGCACCCACCGCCTGA
- a CDS encoding cold-shock protein yields the protein MASGTVKWFNSEKGFGFIAQDGGGPDVFAHYSNISGNGYRELTEGETVTFDITQGQKGPQAENIIRG from the coding sequence ATGGCCAGCGGCACCGTGAAGTGGTTCAACTCCGAGAAGGGCTTCGGCTTCATCGCCCAGGACGGAGGCGGACCGGACGTCTTCGCTCACTACTCCAACATCTCCGGCAACGGCTACCGTGAACTGACGGAGGGCGAGACCGTGACGTTCGACATCACGCAGGGCCAGAAGGGCCCGCAGGCGGAGAACATCATTCGCGGCTGA
- a CDS encoding ricin-type beta-trefoil lectin domain protein — MHSSRSPRRSLRSALSALAGAALLLGLAATAPGPGAAGHDAPPVPAARAAAVTFSDDFDGPAGAAVDGSRWRLETGDNVNNHERQYYTSGTTNAVLDGQGHLVITARRENPADYACWYGRCEYTSARLNTAGRFTAQYGRVEARMKVPRGQGMWPAFWMLGNDLGQVGWPDSGEIDIMENVGFEPSTVHGTLHGPGYSGAGGIGAGFTLPGGQTFADAFHTFAVDWAPGRITWSVDGTVYQTRTPADLGGRTWVFDKPFFLILNLAVGGYWPGDPDGSTPFPGRLVVDHVRVTTGDGPATGSRITGLGGKCVDVAAANTADGTPVQLYDCNGTAAQRWTIGPDGTIRALGKCLDAASGGTADGTLVQLWACNGTAAQRWVVAAARDIVNPQAAKCLDATGNSSANGTRLQLWTCSGGANQKWTVG, encoded by the coding sequence ATGCACTCCTCCCGCTCCCCGCGCCGCTCCCTGCGGTCGGCGCTGTCCGCCCTCGCCGGCGCCGCCCTGCTGCTCGGCCTCGCGGCAACCGCCCCCGGGCCCGGCGCCGCGGGCCACGACGCGCCACCGGTACCGGCGGCCCGGGCCGCCGCCGTCACCTTCTCCGACGACTTCGACGGGCCCGCGGGCGCCGCCGTCGACGGCAGCCGATGGCGGCTCGAGACGGGCGACAACGTCAACAACCACGAACGGCAGTACTACACGTCCGGCACGACCAACGCCGTCCTCGACGGCCAGGGACATCTCGTCATCACCGCGCGCCGGGAGAACCCCGCCGACTACGCCTGCTGGTACGGCCGGTGCGAGTACACCTCGGCCCGCCTGAACACCGCCGGACGCTTCACCGCCCAGTACGGTCGGGTCGAGGCGCGGATGAAGGTCCCCCGCGGGCAGGGCATGTGGCCGGCGTTCTGGATGCTCGGCAACGACCTCGGCCAGGTCGGATGGCCCGACTCCGGTGAGATCGACATCATGGAGAACGTCGGCTTCGAGCCCTCCACCGTCCACGGCACCCTGCACGGCCCCGGCTATTCCGGCGCGGGCGGCATCGGCGCGGGCTTCACACTGCCGGGTGGCCAGACGTTCGCCGACGCCTTCCACACCTTCGCCGTCGACTGGGCGCCCGGCCGGATCACCTGGTCGGTCGACGGCACCGTCTACCAGACCCGTACCCCCGCCGACCTCGGCGGCCGGACCTGGGTCTTCGACAAGCCGTTCTTCCTGATCCTCAACCTGGCCGTCGGCGGCTACTGGCCCGGCGACCCGGACGGTTCCACCCCCTTCCCGGGCCGACTCGTCGTGGACCACGTCCGTGTCACCACCGGGGACGGCCCGGCCACCGGAAGCCGGATCACCGGGCTCGGCGGCAAGTGCGTCGACGTCGCCGCCGCGAACACGGCCGACGGCACCCCGGTGCAGCTCTACGACTGCAACGGCACGGCGGCACAGAGGTGGACGATCGGACCGGACGGCACGATCCGCGCGCTGGGCAAGTGCCTCGACGCCGCGTCCGGCGGAACGGCGGACGGAACCCTCGTCCAGCTGTGGGCATGCAACGGCACGGCGGCGCAGCGATGGGTCGTCGCCGCGGCCCGTGACATCGTCAACCCACAGGCGGCCAAGTGCCTGGACGCCACCGGCAACAGCTCCGCCAACGGCACCCGGCTCCAGCTCTGGACCTGCTCCGGCGGAGCCAACCAGAAGTGGACGGTCGGCTGA
- a CDS encoding class I SAM-dependent methyltransferase, with product MPADRIDRPADLDEVRSSYDRVADNYTHMVTTTGIGDIRAHPWLKASIDVFADTVSGLGPVLDVGCGPGTVTAYLAERGLDVSGVDLSPRMIENARRLHPQCRFGVASATDLDLGEASLGGVLGWWSLFNLPRDVLPRVLALFARALKPGGHFITATHVGDEDVLRTEAYGGVSVRWTTHKWRPDELVDLIERAGLRPVAELRLPADEVSGPGVVVMAERPA from the coding sequence ATGCCCGCCGACCGAATCGACCGCCCAGCCGATCTCGACGAGGTCCGTTCCTCGTACGACCGGGTGGCCGACAACTACACCCACATGGTGACCACGACCGGTATCGGCGACATCCGTGCGCATCCCTGGCTCAAGGCGTCGATCGACGTCTTCGCCGACACCGTGAGCGGGCTCGGGCCCGTCCTCGATGTCGGTTGCGGCCCCGGCACGGTCACCGCCTACCTCGCCGAGCGCGGGCTCGACGTGTCCGGGGTCGACCTCTCCCCCCGCATGATCGAGAACGCGCGCCGTCTTCATCCGCAGTGCCGCTTCGGTGTCGCCTCCGCCACCGACCTCGATCTCGGGGAGGCGTCCCTCGGCGGCGTGCTCGGATGGTGGTCGCTGTTCAACCTCCCCCGGGACGTCCTCCCCCGGGTCCTCGCCCTGTTCGCCCGCGCCCTGAAGCCGGGCGGCCACTTCATCACCGCCACGCACGTCGGCGACGAGGACGTGCTGCGCACGGAGGCGTACGGAGGCGTGTCCGTGCGCTGGACCACCCACAAGTGGCGGCCGGATGAGCTCGTGGACCTGATCGAGCGGGCGGGCCTGCGCCCGGTCGCCGAACTCCGGCTCCCCGCGGACGAGGTGAGCGGGCCGGGAGTGGTCGTCATGGCCGAGCGCCCCGCCTGA
- a CDS encoding ATP-binding protein, producing the protein MTVVEACTYAPESMCVVRGRVRAGLLTGGFSAVVDDVVLVVAELVANAAFHGGPPVTLRVIADEAGRAVRVEVGDAGRGMDVSLVRARWRHPSFTLAERGRGLFLIDALCSGWGSDLTDGRHTTWAEITLPSDALLGGGGGVRTLVRGP; encoded by the coding sequence ATGACTGTCGTCGAGGCGTGTACGTACGCACCGGAAAGCATGTGCGTGGTACGGGGACGGGTCCGTGCCGGGCTCCTGACCGGCGGGTTCTCCGCCGTGGTCGACGACGTGGTACTCGTCGTCGCCGAGCTGGTCGCGAACGCGGCCTTCCACGGAGGACCTCCGGTCACCCTCCGTGTCATCGCCGACGAGGCCGGGCGAGCCGTGCGCGTCGAGGTCGGTGACGCCGGGCGCGGCATGGACGTGTCGCTGGTACGTGCGCGGTGGCGCCATCCGTCGTTCACCCTCGCGGAGCGGGGCCGGGGCCTGTTCCTCATCGACGCGCTCTGCTCCGGCTGGGGTTCGGACCTCACCGACGGCCGGCACACGACCTGGGCCGAGATCACGCTGCCCTCCGATGCCCTGCTCGGCGGCGGCGGAGGCGTGCGGACCCTGGTCCGGGGGCCCTGA
- a CDS encoding excinuclease ABC subunit UvrA, which produces MSRAARTTATPSATHDADRHDLIRVHGARENNLKDVSIEIPKRRLTVFTGVSGSGKSSLVFDTIAAESQRLINETYSAFVQGFMPTLARPEVDVLEGLTTAIIVDQQRMGADPRSTVGTATDANAMLRILFSRLGTPHIGPPSAYAFNVPSVRASGAITVERGNKKAVKATFHRTGGMCPRCEGRGSVSDIDLTQLYDDSKSLAEGAFTIPGWKSDSFWTVRVYAESGFLDPDKPIRRFTKREMHDFLYREPTKVKVEGVNLTYEGLIPKIQKSFLSKDKEALQPHIRAFVERAVTFTTCPECDGTRLGEGARSSKIEGMSIADACATQISDLAGWVRGLDEPSVAPLLTALRQTLDSFVEIGLGYLALDRPAGTLSGGEAQRVKMIRHLGSSLTDVTYVFDEPTAGLHPHDIQRMNDLLLRLRDKGNTVLVVEHKPETIVIADHVVDLGPGAGTSGGAVCFEGTVEGLRSGGTVTGRHFDDRATVKKAVRKPTGSLRIRGATTNNLRDVDVDIPLGVLAVVTGVAGSGKSSLVHGSIPADEAVVSIDQTPIRGSRRSNPATYTGLLDPIRKAFAKANGVKPALFSANSEGACPTCNGAGVVFTDLAMMAGVASTCEECEGKRYQASVLDYHLGGRDISQVLAMPVTEAMEFFGDGEAATPAARRVLGRLDDVGLGYISLGQPLTTLSGGERQRLKLATHMADKGGVYVLDEPTTGLHLADVEQLLGMLDRLVDTGKSVIVVEHHQAVMAHADWIIDLGPGAGHEGGRIVFEGTPAELVADASTLTGRHLAAYVGA; this is translated from the coding sequence ATGAGCAGGGCCGCCAGGACGACCGCGACGCCGTCCGCGACGCACGATGCCGACCGTCACGATCTGATCCGCGTGCACGGAGCGCGCGAGAACAATCTCAAGGACGTGAGCATCGAGATCCCGAAGCGGCGGCTGACCGTCTTCACCGGGGTGTCCGGGTCGGGGAAGAGCTCGCTGGTGTTCGACACGATCGCCGCGGAGTCGCAGCGGCTGATCAACGAGACGTACAGCGCCTTCGTCCAAGGGTTCATGCCGACGCTTGCGCGCCCGGAGGTCGACGTGCTGGAAGGTCTGACGACGGCGATCATCGTCGATCAGCAGCGGATGGGCGCCGACCCCCGTTCCACGGTCGGCACCGCCACCGATGCCAACGCGATGCTCCGGATCCTGTTCAGCCGGCTCGGCACGCCGCACATCGGTCCGCCGAGCGCGTACGCCTTCAACGTACCCTCGGTCAGGGCGAGCGGCGCGATCACCGTGGAACGCGGGAACAAGAAGGCGGTGAAGGCGACGTTCCACCGGACGGGCGGCATGTGCCCCCGGTGCGAAGGCCGCGGCTCCGTCTCCGACATCGACCTCACTCAGCTCTACGACGACTCCAAGTCGCTCGCCGAGGGCGCCTTCACCATCCCCGGCTGGAAGTCCGACAGCTTCTGGACAGTGCGGGTGTACGCCGAGTCGGGCTTCCTCGACCCGGACAAGCCCATCCGCAGGTTCACCAAGAGGGAGATGCACGACTTCCTCTACCGGGAGCCGACGAAGGTCAAGGTCGAGGGGGTGAACCTGACCTACGAAGGACTGATCCCCAAGATCCAGAAGTCGTTCCTGTCCAAGGACAAGGAGGCGCTCCAGCCGCACATCCGGGCGTTCGTGGAGCGTGCCGTCACGTTCACGACCTGCCCCGAGTGCGACGGCACGCGGCTCGGCGAGGGCGCACGGTCGTCGAAGATCGAGGGGATGAGCATCGCCGACGCCTGTGCGACGCAGATCAGCGACCTCGCCGGCTGGGTCCGCGGGTTGGACGAGCCGTCGGTGGCACCGCTGCTGACCGCGCTCCGGCAGACCCTCGACTCGTTCGTGGAGATCGGTCTCGGCTACCTCGCGCTCGACCGTCCGGCCGGCACGCTGTCGGGCGGCGAGGCGCAGCGCGTCAAGATGATCCGCCATCTCGGGTCCTCGCTCACCGACGTCACCTACGTCTTCGACGAGCCGACGGCCGGGCTCCACCCTCATGACATCCAACGGATGAACGACCTGCTCCTCAGGCTGCGCGACAAGGGCAACACGGTGCTCGTGGTGGAACACAAGCCGGAGACGATCGTGATCGCCGACCATGTCGTCGACCTCGGACCAGGCGCCGGGACGAGCGGCGGCGCCGTCTGCTTCGAGGGCACCGTGGAGGGTCTGCGGTCCGGCGGCACGGTCACGGGCCGCCACTTCGACGACCGGGCGACCGTCAAGAAGGCCGTCCGGAAACCGACCGGCTCGCTGCGGATCCGCGGCGCCACCACGAACAACCTGCGTGACGTGGACGTGGACATCCCGCTCGGGGTGCTCGCCGTCGTCACCGGCGTCGCCGGCTCCGGCAAGAGCTCCCTCGTCCACGGGTCGATTCCCGCCGACGAGGCTGTGGTGTCGATCGATCAGACCCCGATCCGCGGCTCACGACGGAGCAACCCGGCCACGTACACCGGGCTGCTCGACCCGATCCGGAAGGCGTTCGCCAAGGCCAACGGGGTCAAGCCGGCCTTGTTCAGCGCCAACTCGGAGGGCGCCTGCCCCACCTGCAACGGGGCCGGGGTCGTCTTCACCGACCTGGCGATGATGGCCGGTGTCGCCTCCACCTGCGAGGAGTGCGAGGGCAAGCGCTACCAGGCTTCGGTACTCGACTACCACCTCGGCGGCCGTGACATCAGCCAGGTGCTGGCGATGCCGGTGACCGAGGCCATGGAGTTCTTCGGCGACGGCGAGGCCGCCACACCGGCCGCGCGGCGCGTCCTCGGCCGGCTCGACGACGTGGGACTCGGCTACATCAGCCTCGGCCAGCCGCTCACCACCCTGTCCGGTGGCGAGCGGCAACGGCTCAAGCTGGCCACGCACATGGCGGACAAGGGCGGGGTCTACGTCCTCGACGAGCCGACCACCGGACTGCACTTGGCGGATGTCGAGCAGCTACTGGGCATGCTCGACCGGCTGGTCGACACCGGCAAGTCGGTCATCGTCGTCGAGCACCACCAGGCGGTGATGGCACACGCGGACTGGATCATCGACCTCGGTCCCGGCGCGGGTCACGAAGGCGGCCGGATCGTGTTCGAGGGCACGCCGGCCGAACTCGTCGCCGACGCGTCCACACTCACGGGCCGGCATCTCGCGGCCTACGTCGGCGCCTGA
- a CDS encoding helix-turn-helix transcriptional regulator, with protein MTSRPTTQERLRDLARLRRVRDRIDREYAQPLDVEALARGVHMSAGHLSRAFRLAYGESPYSYLMTRRIERAMALLRRGDLSVTEVCFAVGCASLGTFSSRFTELVGMPPSAYRRESAPASPELPSCVSKQVTRPIRNREARSPGRD; from the coding sequence GTGACCAGCAGACCCACCACGCAGGAGCGCCTGCGCGATCTCGCGCGGCTGCGGCGCGTCCGGGACCGGATCGACCGGGAGTACGCCCAGCCGCTCGACGTCGAGGCGCTCGCTCGCGGCGTCCACATGTCCGCCGGGCATCTGAGCCGGGCGTTCCGGCTCGCCTACGGCGAATCGCCGTACAGCTACCTCATGACCCGCCGCATCGAGCGGGCGATGGCCTTGCTGCGGCGTGGCGACCTGAGCGTGACCGAGGTGTGCTTCGCGGTCGGCTGTGCGTCGCTGGGCACCTTCAGCAGCCGCTTCACGGAACTGGTCGGGATGCCGCCCAGCGCCTACCGCCGGGAGTCGGCTCCCGCGTCGCCGGAGCTGCCGTCATGCGTGTCGAAGCAGGTCACGCGACCGATCAGAAATCGAGAAGCACGGTCGCCCGGCCGAGACTAG